The Streptomyces sp. NBC_01775 genome includes a region encoding these proteins:
- a CDS encoding FABP family protein: MIEIPSDLHPDLVPLAFLLGRWTGAGVAEFEGQDKCNFGQEVSFSHDGRDFLEYASHSWELDQEGKKVRPLETETGYWRIDKDRKVEIVMIRDQGIAEIWYGELADQKPQIDLVTDAIARTASAGEYSGGKRLYGYVNGDLMWVGEKSTPQVPMRPYMSAHLKKVVDPSEWAKDVVDLPDDGIAFFS, from the coding sequence ATGATCGAGATTCCGTCCGACCTCCACCCGGACCTCGTCCCCCTCGCCTTCCTGCTCGGCAGGTGGACAGGCGCGGGCGTGGCCGAGTTCGAGGGCCAGGACAAGTGCAACTTCGGCCAGGAGGTCTCCTTCAGCCACGACGGCCGTGACTTCCTGGAGTACGCCTCCCACTCCTGGGAGCTGGACCAGGAGGGCAAGAAGGTCCGCCCGCTGGAGACCGAGACGGGATACTGGCGGATCGACAAGGACCGCAAGGTCGAGATCGTCATGATCCGCGACCAGGGCATCGCCGAGATCTGGTACGGCGAGCTGGCCGACCAGAAGCCACAGATCGACCTGGTGACCGACGCCATCGCGCGTACCGCGTCCGCCGGCGAGTACAGCGGCGGCAAGCGGCTGTACGGCTACGTCAACGGCGATCTGATGTGGGTCGGCGAGAAGTCCACTCCGCAGGTGCCGATGCGGCCCTACATGTCGGCGCACCTGAAGAAGGTCGTCGACCCCAGCGAGTGGGCCAAGGACGTCGTCGACCTTCCTGACGACGGCATCGCCTTCTTCTCCTGA
- a CDS encoding DsrE family protein, which yields MAAHSKLVIKVTAGADAPERCSQAFTVASVAAASGVAVSLWLTGESAWFALPGKAAEFELPHAAPLPDLMAAVRANGRITLCTQCAARREIGAEDVIEGVRIAGAPVFVSEIMAEDTQALVY from the coding sequence ATGGCAGCCCACAGCAAGCTCGTCATCAAGGTCACCGCGGGCGCTGACGCGCCGGAGCGGTGTTCGCAGGCGTTCACCGTGGCCTCCGTGGCAGCGGCCAGCGGCGTGGCAGTGAGCCTGTGGCTGACCGGCGAATCCGCGTGGTTCGCCCTCCCCGGAAAGGCGGCGGAATTCGAGCTGCCGCACGCCGCCCCGCTCCCGGACCTCATGGCCGCCGTCCGGGCGAACGGCCGGATCACGCTGTGCACCCAGTGCGCGGCCCGCAGGGAGATCGGGGCCGAGGACGTCATCGAGGGCGTCCGCATCGCGGGGGCGCCGGTCTTCGTCAGCGAGATCATGGCCGAGGACACGCAGGCTCTCGTCTACTGA
- a CDS encoding DUF1416 domain-containing protein yields MCGAQAGGPDASTIKPGETTIQGSVTRDGEPVTGYVRLLDSTGEFTAEVPTSATGQFRFYAAEGTWTLRALVPGGTADQQVVAQDGGLAEVSIAV; encoded by the coding sequence ATGTGCGGAGCACAGGCAGGCGGCCCGGACGCCTCCACGATCAAGCCCGGCGAGACGACGATCCAGGGCAGCGTCACCCGTGACGGCGAGCCCGTCACCGGCTACGTGCGGCTTCTGGACTCGACCGGCGAGTTCACGGCGGAGGTTCCCACCTCCGCGACGGGTCAGTTCCGCTTCTACGCGGCGGAGGGGACATGGACCCTCCGCGCGCTGGTCCCTGGCGGGACGGCCGACCAGCAGGTCGTGGCCCAGGACGGCGGCCTCGCCGAGGTCAGCATCGCCGTATAA
- a CDS encoding sulfurtransferase, whose amino-acid sequence MSRSDVLVDADWVEARIDDPKTVIVEVDEDTSAYDKNHIKNAVRIDWKQDLQDPVRRDFVDQEGFEKLLSAKGIANDDTVVLYGGNNNWFASYAYWYFKLYGHQDVKLLDGGRKKWELDSRDLVVEVPERAATTYQAKPQDSSIRAFREEVVDAIGAKNLVDVRSPDEFSGKLLAPAHLPQEQSQRPGHVPSARNIPWSKSANDDGTFKSDDELKALYEGEGVDLGKDTIAYCRIGERSAHTWFVLHELLGQQNVKNYDGSWTEYGSLVGVPVELGSN is encoded by the coding sequence ATGAGCCGCAGCGACGTCCTCGTCGATGCCGACTGGGTCGAGGCCCGTATCGACGACCCCAAGACCGTCATCGTCGAGGTGGACGAGGACACCTCGGCCTACGACAAGAACCACATCAAGAACGCCGTCCGCATCGACTGGAAGCAGGACCTCCAGGACCCGGTGCGCCGCGACTTCGTGGACCAGGAGGGCTTCGAGAAGCTGCTCTCCGCCAAGGGCATCGCCAACGACGACACCGTCGTCCTCTACGGCGGCAACAACAACTGGTTCGCCTCCTACGCGTACTGGTACTTCAAGCTCTACGGCCACCAGGACGTCAAGCTGCTCGACGGTGGCCGCAAGAAGTGGGAGCTGGACTCCCGTGACCTGGTCGTCGAGGTCCCCGAGCGCGCGGCCACCACGTACCAGGCCAAGCCGCAGGACTCCTCCATCCGCGCCTTCCGCGAGGAGGTCGTGGACGCCATCGGCGCCAAGAACCTGGTGGACGTCCGCTCCCCCGACGAGTTCAGCGGCAAGCTGCTCGCCCCGGCCCACCTGCCGCAGGAGCAGTCGCAGCGCCCCGGCCACGTGCCCAGCGCGCGCAACATCCCGTGGTCGAAGTCGGCCAACGACGACGGCACCTTCAAGTCGGACGACGAGCTGAAGGCGCTGTACGAGGGCGAGGGCGTCGACCTCGGCAAGGACACCATCGCCTACTGCCGCATCGGTGAGCGCTCCGCTCACACCTGGTTCGTGCTGCACGAGCTGCTCGGCCAGCAGAACGTCAAGAACTACGACGGCTCCTGGACCGAGTACGGCTCCCTCGTCGGCGTGCCCGTCGAGCTGGGCTCCAACTGA
- a CDS encoding LmeA family phospholipid-binding protein has translation MRALRIGLVILVVLAGLFVAADRIAVSLAEDEVAKKLKSGLDVPSSGNASVSIEGFPFLTQVASENLDKVTADLDGITAKAGGRQVRLSKITMEAGDVALSDNYSSAVADRATGTVHISYADLSKAADEGVRIDYGGKSKSGKGQVKVTASVLMPLLDRPIERSVYSTVSVTGGDTVRLHADKVPGSKIPGIESAIRKKIDFDRRIDKLPDGLKLEKVEATKTGVDLSMKGTHVRMTG, from the coding sequence ATGCGCGCACTCCGCATAGGGCTTGTCATCCTGGTGGTCCTCGCCGGGCTCTTCGTCGCCGCCGACAGGATCGCGGTGAGCCTGGCGGAGGACGAGGTGGCGAAGAAGCTCAAGAGCGGGCTGGATGTGCCCTCCTCCGGCAATGCCTCCGTCTCGATCGAAGGCTTCCCCTTTCTGACCCAGGTCGCCTCCGAGAACCTCGACAAGGTCACGGCCGACCTCGACGGCATCACGGCCAAGGCGGGCGGCCGTCAGGTACGGCTGAGCAAGATCACGATGGAGGCCGGCGACGTGGCGCTCTCCGACAACTACAGCTCAGCCGTCGCCGACCGCGCCACCGGCACCGTCCACATCTCCTACGCCGACCTGTCCAAGGCGGCGGACGAGGGGGTGCGCATCGACTACGGCGGCAAGAGCAAGTCCGGCAAGGGCCAGGTGAAGGTCACCGCCAGCGTGCTGATGCCGCTGCTGGACCGCCCCATCGAGCGCAGCGTCTACAGCACGGTCAGCGTGACCGGCGGCGACACGGTGCGGCTGCACGCCGACAAGGTGCCCGGCTCCAAGATCCCCGGCATCGAGAGCGCCATCCGCAAGAAGATCGACTTCGACCGCCGCATCGACAAGCTGCCCGACGGCCTGAAGCTGGAGAAGGTCGAGGCCACCAAGACCGGCGTCGACCTCTCCATGAAGGGCACACACGTCCGCATGACAGGCTGA
- a CDS encoding MoaD/ThiS family protein, with protein sequence MVSGTIRYWAAAKAAAGTAEEPYEAGTLAEALQRARETHTQRPEFARVLLRCSFLVDGDPVGTREHDAVRLREGGTVEVLPPFAGGAL encoded by the coding sequence ATGGTGAGCGGCACGATCCGCTACTGGGCCGCGGCGAAGGCCGCCGCCGGTACGGCGGAGGAGCCATACGAAGCCGGCACGCTCGCCGAGGCGCTCCAGCGCGCCCGCGAGACGCACACCCAGCGGCCGGAGTTCGCCCGGGTGCTGCTGCGCTGCTCGTTCCTCGTGGACGGCGACCCTGTCGGTACGCGTGAGCACGACGCGGTCCGCCTCCGCGAGGGCGGCACGGTCGAGGTGCTCCCGCCGTTCGCCGGAGGTGCGCTGTGA
- a CDS encoding alpha/beta hydrolase family protein, with translation MTDRTACDLARASHPHAPLPVTESVEPGAVRKELRAADGVRIEALYEPYAGSRSGAEDGAGAGSGTGSGRGEVAAIVLAHGFTGHLDRPALRRAATAFTEHAAVITFSFRGHGGSGGRSTVGDLEVLDLAAAVAWARSLGHRKVATVGFSMGGSVVLRHGALYGPHAADGHAKSPSTAVAHGGRTGARTPGAEEPENAGADAGAGADAVVAVSAPARWYYRGTAPMRRLHWVVQRPLGRLVSRYGLRTRIHPEDWDPVPLPPVAAAPLIAPVPLLVVHGDRDPYFPLDHPRSLAEAAGPEGCELWVVPGFGHAENAAAMPLLHRIGDWVGERLRDSPPARARTPGARRHHGSRAADSPRGAHGAHGPHGVGGTEGTESTDG, from the coding sequence ATGACCGACCGCACGGCATGTGACCTCGCTCGCGCTTCCCATCCGCACGCCCCCCTTCCAGTCACGGAGAGTGTCGAACCGGGGGCCGTGCGCAAGGAGTTGCGGGCGGCGGACGGCGTCCGTATCGAGGCGCTGTACGAGCCGTACGCGGGCTCCCGGAGCGGCGCCGAGGACGGCGCGGGCGCCGGATCGGGCACAGGATCGGGGCGCGGCGAGGTGGCCGCGATCGTCCTGGCGCACGGCTTCACCGGGCACCTGGACCGTCCCGCGCTGCGCCGCGCGGCCACCGCGTTCACCGAGCACGCCGCCGTGATCACGTTCTCCTTCCGCGGTCACGGCGGCTCCGGCGGGCGCTCGACGGTGGGCGACCTGGAGGTGCTGGATCTCGCGGCGGCCGTCGCCTGGGCCCGGTCGCTGGGGCACCGCAAGGTGGCCACCGTGGGCTTCTCGATGGGCGGCTCGGTGGTCCTGCGGCACGGCGCGCTGTACGGCCCGCACGCGGCGGACGGTCACGCAAAGTCGCCGTCAACCGCTGTGGCGCACGGGGGGCGCACGGGTGCGCGCACTCCCGGCGCCGAGGAACCGGAGAACGCCGGTGCCGACGCCGGTGCCGGTGCCGACGCCGTCGTCGCGGTGAGCGCGCCCGCTCGCTGGTACTACCGCGGGACCGCACCCATGCGGCGGCTCCACTGGGTGGTGCAGCGTCCGCTCGGCCGGCTGGTCTCGCGCTACGGGCTCCGTACCCGCATCCACCCCGAGGACTGGGACCCGGTGCCGCTCCCGCCGGTCGCCGCGGCCCCGCTCATCGCCCCGGTGCCGCTGCTCGTGGTGCACGGCGACCGCGACCCGTACTTTCCCCTCGACCACCCCCGCTCCCTCGCCGAGGCGGCGGGCCCCGAGGGGTGCGAGCTGTGGGTCGTGCCCGGTTTCGGGCACGCGGAGAACGCCGCCGCGATGCCGCTGCTCCACCGGATCGGAGACTGGGTGGGTGAGCGGCTCCGCGACAGCCCACCCGCCCGTGCACGGACACCCGGCGCGAGGCGCCATCATGGGAGCCGCGCCGCCGACAGCCCACGCGGCGCGCACGGCGCGCACGGTCCGCACGGCGTCGGCGGTACAGAGGGCACCGAGAGCACGGACGGCTGA
- a CDS encoding winged helix-turn-helix transcriptional regulator, translating into MSSLLLLTNALQPSTEVLPALGLLLHNVRVAPAEGPALVDAPSSDVILVDGRRDLPQVRSLCQLLRSTGPGCPLMLIVTEGGLAAVTAEWGVDDVLLDSAGPAEVEARLRLATGRQQIAADDSPMEIRNGDLSVDEATYSAKLKGRVLDLTFKEFELLKFLAQHPGRVFTRAQLLQEVWGYDYFGGTRTVDVHVRRLRAKLGPEHEALIGTVRNVGYRFVSPEKADARKAEARASADERSVADAATRVAREAATEAPTSSPDSP; encoded by the coding sequence ATGAGTTCGCTGCTTCTTCTCACCAACGCGCTCCAGCCGTCCACCGAGGTGCTCCCCGCGCTGGGCCTGCTGCTGCACAACGTGCGGGTCGCGCCCGCCGAGGGCCCCGCGCTCGTGGACGCGCCGTCCTCCGACGTGATCCTCGTCGACGGGCGCCGCGACCTGCCGCAGGTGCGGTCCCTGTGCCAGCTCCTGCGCTCCACCGGGCCCGGCTGTCCGCTGATGCTGATCGTGACGGAGGGCGGGCTGGCCGCCGTCACCGCCGAGTGGGGCGTGGACGACGTCCTCCTCGACTCGGCGGGCCCCGCCGAGGTGGAGGCCCGGCTGCGCCTCGCCACCGGCCGGCAGCAGATCGCCGCCGACGACAGCCCCATGGAGATCCGCAACGGGGACCTGTCGGTCGACGAGGCGACCTACAGCGCGAAACTGAAGGGGCGGGTGCTCGACCTGACCTTCAAGGAGTTCGAGCTGCTGAAGTTCCTGGCGCAGCACCCTGGGCGCGTGTTCACCCGCGCCCAGCTGCTCCAGGAGGTGTGGGGGTACGACTACTTCGGCGGTACCCGCACCGTGGACGTCCACGTGAGGCGGCTCCGCGCGAAGCTCGGCCCCGAGCATGAGGCCCTGATCGGGACCGTGCGCAATGTGGGCTACCGCTTTGTCTCTCCCGAGAAGGCCGACGCCCGGAAGGCCGAGGCTCGCGCCTCGGCGGATGAGCGGTCCGTCGCCGACGCGGCGACCCGCGTGGCCCGCGAAGCGGCCACGGAGGCTCCCACCTCAAGCCCCGACTCCCCGTAG
- a CDS encoding LacI family DNA-binding transcriptional regulator, with protein sequence MAKVTRDDVARLAGTSTAVVSYVINNGPRPVAPATRERVLAAIKELGYRPDRVAQAMASRRTDLIGLIVPDARQPFFGEMAHAIEQAAAERGQMVLVGNSDYLDEREVHYLRAFLGMRVSGLILISAGPSEHAAAEIDAWEARVVLMHRRPEAIDDVAVVLDDTGGAQLATRHLLEHGHEYVACLGGVESTPEHGDPVTDHIEGWSRAMREAGRSTEGRLFQSPYNRYDTYRVALDLLAGPDRPTALFCATDDQAIGVLRAARELDLDVPGELAVVGFDDVKEAGLTDPPLTTVGSDREAMAKAAVDLVLDDSLRVSGTRNGGVPGGKGRVRQFPSGLVIRRSCGCHPSEL encoded by the coding sequence GTGGCCAAGGTGACGCGCGACGACGTGGCGAGGTTGGCGGGGACCTCGACCGCCGTTGTCAGCTATGTGATCAACAACGGTCCCCGGCCGGTCGCACCGGCCACAAGGGAACGGGTGCTCGCCGCGATCAAGGAGCTGGGGTATCGCCCCGACCGGGTCGCCCAGGCGATGGCCTCGCGGCGGACGGACCTCATAGGCCTGATCGTTCCCGACGCCCGCCAGCCGTTCTTCGGGGAGATGGCGCACGCCATCGAACAGGCCGCGGCGGAGCGCGGACAGATGGTGCTGGTCGGCAACTCCGACTATCTCGACGAGCGCGAGGTCCACTATCTGCGGGCCTTCTTGGGGATGCGGGTCTCGGGCCTCATCCTCATCAGCGCGGGCCCCAGCGAACACGCGGCGGCGGAGATCGACGCGTGGGAGGCCCGCGTCGTGCTGATGCACCGCCGGCCCGAGGCCATCGACGACGTCGCCGTCGTGCTGGACGACACGGGCGGGGCGCAACTGGCCACCCGCCACCTGCTGGAGCACGGGCACGAGTACGTCGCGTGCCTGGGCGGCGTCGAGTCGACGCCCGAGCACGGCGACCCGGTCACCGACCACATCGAGGGCTGGAGCCGGGCCATGCGGGAGGCGGGCAGGTCGACGGAGGGCCGCCTGTTCCAGTCCCCGTACAACCGCTACGACACCTACCGCGTCGCGCTGGACCTGCTGGCGGGCCCCGACAGGCCGACCGCGCTGTTCTGCGCCACCGACGACCAGGCCATCGGCGTGCTGCGGGCCGCGCGCGAGCTGGATCTCGACGTACCGGGTGAGCTGGCGGTGGTCGGCTTCGACGACGTGAAGGAGGCGGGCCTGACGGACCCGCCGCTGACGACGGTCGGCTCGGACCGCGAGGCGATGGCCAAGGCCGCCGTGGACCTGGTGCTGGACGATTCACTGCGCGTCTCCGGCACCCGCAACGGGGGCGTGCCCGGGGGCAAGGGCCGGGTGCGGCAGTTCCCTTCGGGCCTGGTCATCAGGCGCTCGTGCGGCTGCCACCCGTCGGAGCTGTAG
- a CDS encoding S1C family serine protease yields MDNTRDNTRGTGIPGHGVPAPNHGTPAPGHETPAFGPDTPAFGNAATGNPASGNPVSDTATFPTAASGAPGAPVPPPPVVPPYATFPGEGPGTGPEGRPAAHGGKRRRMRRPAALITAVAVGAAVIGGGTAFGMETLLGGDEGAGASVPAAQNSSMAAKGSAARVAQDVSPSVVEISASSGSGESTGSGIVLTRAGEIVTNNHVVAGAETVQVSFSNGKKVTGKVVGNDPDKDLALVKVSDTANVKPATLGDSDSVGVGDNVVAIGSPEGLSGTVTSGIVSAKDREVKVQKEDGDSDGQSQDGGSGGSGNWPFEFGGGEYNGGVDGETTTYKAIQTDASLNPGNSGGALVNMSGQVIGINSAMLPAGSGSGSGQQAQSSSGSVGLGFAIPVNDLKKDLDKLRDGNA; encoded by the coding sequence ATGGACAACACGAGGGACAACACGAGGGGCACCGGCATACCCGGCCACGGCGTCCCGGCGCCCAACCACGGCACTCCGGCGCCCGGCCACGAAACTCCGGCGTTCGGCCCTGACACTCCGGCGTTCGGCAACGCCGCGACCGGCAATCCGGCGTCCGGCAACCCGGTGTCCGACACCGCCACGTTCCCCACCGCTGCCTCCGGCGCCCCGGGTGCCCCCGTGCCGCCGCCCCCGGTCGTCCCGCCGTACGCGACGTTCCCCGGGGAGGGGCCGGGGACGGGGCCCGAGGGGCGGCCCGCGGCGCACGGCGGCAAGCGGCGGCGCATGCGCAGGCCCGCCGCGCTCATCACGGCCGTCGCCGTGGGTGCGGCCGTCATCGGGGGCGGCACCGCCTTCGGCATGGAGACGCTGCTCGGCGGTGACGAGGGCGCCGGCGCCTCCGTACCGGCGGCCCAGAACAGCAGCATGGCCGCGAAGGGGTCGGCGGCCCGGGTGGCGCAGGATGTGAGCCCGAGCGTGGTGGAGATCAGCGCCTCCAGCGGCTCCGGCGAGTCGACCGGCTCGGGCATCGTGCTCACCAGGGCCGGCGAGATCGTCACCAACAACCACGTCGTGGCCGGGGCCGAGACCGTGCAGGTCTCCTTCAGCAACGGCAAGAAGGTGACGGGGAAGGTCGTGGGCAACGACCCGGACAAGGACCTCGCGCTGGTCAAGGTCAGCGACACCGCCAACGTCAAGCCGGCCACGCTGGGCGACTCCGACTCCGTGGGCGTCGGGGACAACGTCGTCGCCATCGGCTCGCCCGAGGGACTGTCGGGGACGGTCACCAGCGGCATCGTCTCGGCCAAGGACCGGGAGGTGAAGGTGCAGAAGGAGGACGGCGACTCCGACGGGCAGTCCCAGGACGGAGGCAGCGGCGGCTCCGGCAACTGGCCGTTCGAGTTCGGCGGCGGCGAGTACAACGGCGGGGTGGACGGCGAGACCACCACCTACAAGGCCATCCAGACCGACGCCTCCCTCAACCCGGGCAACTCCGGCGGCGCCCTGGTCAACATGTCCGGGCAGGTCATCGGCATCAACTCCGCGATGCTGCCCGCGGGTTCGGGGTCGGGGAGCGGGCAGCAGGCGCAGTCCAGCTCCGGCAGCGTGGGCCTCGGCTTCGCGATCCCCGTCAACGACCTGAAGAAGGACCTGGACAAGCTGCGGGACGGGAATGCGTGA
- a CDS encoding response regulator transcription factor codes for MPAESMLSPESQKILIVDDEPAVRDALRRSLSFEGYATEQAADGAEALEKAEEHQPDLIVLDVLMPRMDGLTAARRLRAAGQRVPVLMLTARDTVGDRVTGLDAGADDYLVKPFELDELLARVRALLRRSSYARAQALAEAEEGPETLSFADLRMDLRTREVTRGARQVELTRTEYTLLEMFLAHPRQVLTREQILKAVWGFDFEPSSNSLDVYVMYLRRKTEAGGEGRLVHTVRGVGYVLRDDA; via the coding sequence ATGCCCGCCGAGTCCATGCTTTCCCCCGAGTCCCAGAAGATCCTGATCGTCGACGACGAGCCCGCCGTCCGCGACGCGCTGCGCCGCAGCCTCAGCTTCGAGGGGTACGCCACCGAGCAGGCGGCGGACGGTGCCGAGGCGCTGGAGAAGGCCGAGGAGCACCAGCCGGACTTGATCGTGCTGGACGTCCTGATGCCCCGGATGGACGGTCTCACCGCCGCCCGGCGGCTGCGCGCGGCCGGACAGCGCGTTCCGGTGCTGATGCTCACGGCACGCGACACCGTCGGCGACCGGGTCACGGGGCTGGACGCGGGAGCCGACGACTACCTCGTCAAGCCGTTCGAGCTGGACGAACTCCTCGCCCGCGTCCGGGCCCTGCTGCGGCGCAGCTCCTACGCCCGTGCCCAGGCGCTGGCCGAGGCCGAGGAGGGCCCCGAGACGCTGTCCTTCGCCGATCTGCGGATGGACCTGCGCACCCGCGAGGTGACCCGGGGCGCGCGGCAGGTGGAGCTGACGCGCACCGAGTACACGCTGCTGGAGATGTTCCTCGCCCACCCCCGGCAGGTGCTCACCCGGGAACAGATCCTCAAGGCCGTGTGGGGCTTCGACTTCGAGCCCTCGTCCAACTCCCTGGATGTGTACGTGATGTATCTGCGGCGCAAGACCGAGGCCGGCGGCGAGGGACGGCTCGTGCACACGGTGCGCGGCGTGGGCTATGTGCTGAGGGACGACGCGTGA
- a CDS encoding HAMP domain-containing sensor histidine kinase produces the protein MPLRGRLAMLAAATVALAVAACALACWFLVRAQLLGSLDDSLRDNSVPPSTVVDRVQSGQCSRPDQPSPNPFGATVQVVDASGTSCVIVGNKLDVKDADVAVAKRDRGEVIHEAHSSNGTGYRVRTTPVGGTGLAVSLARPMTEIDESLRNLALILTLVGGAGVLGAAGAGVALARAGLRPVDRLTEAVEHIARTEDLAVRIPAEGDDEIARLSRSFNAMTEALASSRELQQQLIADAGHELRTPLTSLRTNVDLLVRSEETGRPLPEQDRRELMASVKTQMTELGELIGDIQELSRPQAGPAEQERAQIVGLHDSVERAVERVRPRGPRVTLTTELSPWYVRADPAALERSVVNLLDNAVKFSPTGGTVRVTLREGRLSVRDEGPGVPAEELPYVFDRFWRSPSARSMPGSGLGLSIVARTVRQAGGTVELRLPRDGGPGTEAALHLPGAPTAPPDLSGPEAPPGPSGPDVEPTKG, from the coding sequence ATGCCGCTGCGCGGCCGGCTGGCGATGCTGGCCGCCGCCACGGTGGCGCTGGCGGTGGCCGCCTGCGCGCTGGCCTGCTGGTTCCTCGTCCGCGCCCAGCTGCTCGGCTCGCTGGACGACTCGCTGCGCGACAACTCCGTGCCGCCCAGCACGGTCGTCGACCGGGTGCAGTCCGGGCAGTGCTCGCGGCCCGACCAGCCCTCGCCCAACCCCTTCGGCGCCACCGTGCAGGTCGTGGACGCCTCCGGCACCAGCTGCGTGATCGTCGGCAACAAGCTCGACGTCAAGGACGCGGACGTCGCCGTCGCCAAGCGGGACCGCGGCGAGGTCATCCACGAGGCGCACTCCTCCAACGGCACCGGATACCGGGTGCGCACCACGCCCGTGGGGGGTACCGGGCTGGCGGTGTCGCTGGCCAGGCCGATGACGGAGATCGACGAGTCGCTGCGCAACCTCGCGCTCATCCTCACCCTGGTCGGCGGCGCGGGCGTGCTGGGTGCCGCCGGGGCCGGGGTGGCGCTGGCCCGCGCCGGGCTGCGCCCCGTCGACCGGCTGACGGAGGCCGTCGAGCACATCGCGCGCACCGAGGATCTGGCCGTACGCATCCCCGCGGAGGGGGACGACGAGATCGCCCGGCTCTCGCGCTCGTTCAACGCCATGACCGAGGCGCTGGCCTCCTCGCGGGAGCTTCAGCAGCAGCTCATCGCGGACGCCGGGCACGAGCTGCGCACCCCGCTGACCTCGCTGCGCACCAACGTCGATCTGCTGGTGCGCAGCGAGGAGACCGGCCGGCCGCTGCCCGAGCAGGACCGCAGGGAGCTGATGGCCTCCGTCAAGACGCAGATGACCGAACTCGGGGAGCTGATCGGCGACATCCAGGAGCTGTCCCGCCCCCAGGCCGGGCCGGCCGAGCAGGAGCGGGCCCAGATCGTGGGGCTGCACGACTCGGTGGAGCGCGCCGTGGAGCGGGTGCGCCCGCGCGGGCCGAGGGTGACGCTGACGACGGAGCTGTCGCCCTGGTATGTGCGCGCCGACCCGGCGGCGCTGGAGCGCTCGGTGGTCAACCTGCTGGACAACGCGGTCAAGTTCAGCCCCACGGGCGGCACGGTGCGAGTCACGCTGCGCGAGGGGCGGCTGAGCGTGCGCGACGAGGGGCCCGGCGTGCCCGCCGAGGAACTCCCGTACGTCTTCGACCGCTTCTGGCGCTCCCCGTCCGCGCGGAGCATGCCCGGCTCCGGGCTCGGTCTGTCGATCGTGGCCCGTACGGTGCGCCAGGCGGGCGGCACGGTCGAGCTGCGGCTGCCCCGGGACGGGGGCCCCGGTACCGAGGCCGCATTGCACCTGCCGGGCGCGCCCACCGCGCCGCCCGACCTGTCCGGACCGGAGGCGCCGCCCGGCCCCTCCGGTCCGGACGTGGAGCCCACGAAGGGCTGA
- the mshD gene encoding mycothiol synthase — translation MSDVDVVDEVPAEVVREVLALIETAAREDGQPAVSEQGRLQLRGGPREGVRHLLLHAGDGTLAGYAQLEDTDPVEAPVGELVVTPVYRGNGYGRRLGQVLLDVSGKRLRVWAHGGHPAARHLTRSLGLTLFRELRQLRRPLMELDLPEPVVPEGARVRTFRPGEDDAAWLALNSEAFAHHPEQGGLTQRDLDDRKAEPWFDPSGFFLAERDGELVGFHWTKVHEEEELGEVYVVGVSPREQGGGLGKALTAIGLRYLSFERGLPTAMLYVDADNAAAVRVYEGLGFRTHEVDLMYRSET, via the coding sequence ATGAGTGACGTGGATGTTGTGGACGAGGTGCCCGCGGAGGTCGTACGCGAGGTCCTCGCGCTGATCGAGACCGCAGCCCGCGAGGACGGCCAGCCCGCCGTCTCCGAACAGGGCAGGCTCCAACTGCGCGGCGGCCCCCGGGAGGGCGTGCGCCACCTCCTGCTGCACGCCGGTGACGGCACCCTCGCCGGTTACGCGCAGCTTGAGGACACCGACCCCGTCGAGGCGCCCGTCGGGGAACTGGTCGTCACGCCCGTCTACCGGGGCAACGGCTACGGCAGGCGGCTCGGCCAGGTCCTGCTCGACGTGTCGGGCAAGCGGCTGCGTGTGTGGGCGCACGGCGGGCACCCCGCGGCCCGGCACCTGACCCGGTCCCTGGGGCTGACCCTCTTCCGCGAGCTGCGCCAGCTGCGGCGCCCGCTGATGGAGCTGGACCTGCCCGAGCCCGTCGTCCCCGAAGGCGCGAGGGTGCGTACCTTCCGCCCCGGCGAGGACGACGCGGCCTGGCTCGCCCTCAACTCCGAGGCGTTCGCGCACCACCCCGAGCAGGGCGGACTCACCCAGCGCGACCTGGACGACCGCAAGGCCGAGCCCTGGTTCGACCCCTCCGGCTTCTTCCTCGCCGAGCGGGACGGCGAGCTGGTGGGCTTCCACTGGACGAAGGTGCACGAGGAGGAGGAGCTGGGCGAGGTCTACGTCGTCGGCGTCAGCCCGCGCGAGCAGGGCGGCGGCCTGGGCAAGGCCCTCACCGCCATCGGCCTGCGCTACCTGTCCTTCGAGCGGGGCCTGCCGACGGCGATGCTGTACGTGGACGCCGACAACGCCGCCGCGGTGCGGGTCTACGAGGGCCTCGGCTTCCGCACCCACGAGGTCGACCTGATGTACCGCTCGGAGACCTGA